Proteins encoded within one genomic window of Oncorhynchus masou masou isolate Uvic2021 chromosome 1, UVic_Omas_1.1, whole genome shotgun sequence:
- the LOC135549541 gene encoding transcriptional repressor CTCF-like isoform X1, translating into MQTAALRRRRVASSCRPPVRQRKSKRKKKRRRKWKTRRRRSRLQRWTSLPHRSMVVSMEGDVVSIETAHVEGLQDSGEGAELLQTAEASLMEGGVAPQEVTGNVEMMVMDTLDSTLDPALLQMKTEVLEGGGTVTVTGGDEGQIITLQVSVVNMEGNMDQTSAALGLGQLQLVQVPVTTATVEELQASFVDASAGNTEAEPVICHTLPLPEGFQVVKVGANGEVETVEQEELQAAQDELQVIHGGEEEEEEEAEPQVEDQTWSKDPDYQPTAGIRKGKKCKKSRLRYGEGERDMDVSVYDFEEEQQEGMLSEVNAEKVVGNMKPPKPTKIKKKGVKKTFQCELCSYTCPRRSNLDRHMKSHTDERPHKCHLCGRAFRTVTLLRNHLNTHTGTRPHKCQDCDMAFVTSGELVRHRRYKHTFEKPFKCSMCDYASVEVSKLKRHIRSHTGERPFQCSLCSYASRDTYKLKRHMRTHSGEKPYECYICHARFTQSGTMKMHILQKHTENVAKFHCPHCDTVIARKSDLGVHLRKQHSFMEMGRKCRYCDAMFHERYALIQHQKSHKNEKRFKCDQCDYCCRQERHMIMHRRTHTGEKPYACSQCEKTFRQKQLLDMHFKRYHDPNFIPTAFVCSKCGKTFTRRNTMLRHAENCNGENTGDENGTLPKKGRRGRKRKMRSRRDDDDDDTEPELDDIEEEEEEELLAEIEVEQAPPVVPVPAPVGPPAKRKRGRPPKAKPAPMAAIIRVEDETTGEVDDIIVKKEMKAEQASQEEEAVEDEEPAVEVEHAKGEPANQVVESLQGEEVVQEMALSVTEGPPNGDLTPEMILSMMDR; encoded by the exons ATGCAGACTGCAGCTCTGAG gaggaggagagtagcgaGCAGCTGCAGGCCTCCAGTGAGACAAAGGAAGAGCAAGAGGAagaaaaagagaaggagaaagtggaagacaagaaggaggaggagcaggttACAGAGATGGACATCCCTGCCACACAGGAGCATG GTCGTTTCTATGGAGGGTGATGTCGTTTCCATTGAGACCGCTCACGTCGAGGGTCTCCAGGACAGTGGGGAGGGAGCAGAGCTGCTCCAGACTGCAGAGGCTTCCCTGATGGAGGGGGGTGTGGCACCCCAAGAGGTGACGGGGAATGTTGAAATGATGGTGATGGACACCCTGGACTCGACCCTTGACCCTGCCCTGCTACAGATGAAGACTGAGGTCCTTGAAGGGGGCGGAACAGTGACGGTCACCGGGGGAGATGAGGGACAGATCATCACCCTGCAGGTTAGT GTGGTGAACATGGAGGGGAACATGGATCAGACGAGTGCAGCGCTGGGGCTTGGACAGCTGCAGCTGGTGCAGGTCCCTGTCACTACAGCCACCGTGGAAGAGCTCCAGGCCAGCTTCGTTGACGCCTCAGCAGGCAATACTGAGGCAGAGCCAGTGATCTGCCACACCCTCCCTCTGCCCGAGGGCTTCCAG GTGGTGAAGGTGGGGGCgaatggagaggtggagacagtTGAGCAGGAAGAACTGCAGGCAGCCCAGGATGAGCTCCAGGTGATCcatgggggggaggaggaggaggaggaggaagctgAGCCCCAAGTAGAGGACCAGACATGGTCAAAAGACCCAGATTACCAACCAACTGCTGGCATCCGCAAGGGGAAGAAGTGCAAGAAGAGCCGCCTGCGTTACGGGGAGGGGGAGCGAGACATGGACGTGTCTGTGTATGACTTTgaggaggagcagcaggaggGGATGCTCTCTGAGGTCAATGCTGAGAAGGTTGTGGGCAACATGAAGCCACCCAAACCCACTAAGATAAAAAAGAAAG GTGTGAAGAAGACGTTCCAGTGTGAGCTGTGTAGCTACACCTGCCCCCGGCGCTCTAACCTGGACCGCCACATGAAGAGCCACACAGATGAGAGGCCACACAAATGCCATCTGTGTGGGAGGGCCTTCAGAACGGTCACACTGCTGAGGAaccacctcaacacacacacag GCACTCGTCCTCATAAATGCCAAGATTGTGACATGGCATTTGTGACCAGTGGAGAGCTGGTGCGTCATCGTCGCTACAAACACACATTTGAGAAACCCTTCAAGTGCTCCATGTGTGACTACGCTAGTGTGGAG GTGAGTAAGCTGAAGAGACACATCCGCTCCCATACAGGCGAGAGGCCCTTCCAGTGCAGTCTGTGCAGCTACGCCAGCCGAGATACCTACAAACTGAAGAGACACATGAGGAcacactcag GTGAGAAGCCATATGAGTGCTACATCTGCCATGCTCGTTTCACGCAGAGCGGCACCATGAAGATGCACATCCTGCAGAAGCACACAGAAAATGTGGCCAAATTCCACTGCCCCCACTGTGACACAGTCATCGCCCGCAAGAGCGACCTGG GTGTGCACTTGCGGAAGCAGCATTCGTTCATGGAGATGGGCAGGAAGTGTCGTTACTGTGACGCTATGTTCCACGAGCGTTACGCACTCATCCAGCACCAGAAATCCCACAAGAACGAGAAGCGGTTCAAGTGCGACCAGTGTGACTATTGCTGCAGACAG GAGCGTCACATGATCatgcacagacgcacacacacaggggagaagccatacGCCTGCAGCCAATGTGAGAAAACTTTCCGGCAGAAGCAGCTGCTGGACATGCATTTCAAACGTTACCATGATCCCAACTTCATCCCCACTGCCTTCGTCTGCAGCAAGTGTGGCAAGACCTTTACTCGCAGG AACACCATGCTGCGTCACGCAGAGAACTGTAACGGTGAGAACACCGGCGATGAGAACGGAACCCTGCCCAAGAAAGGCCGCCGCGGCAGGAAGAGGAAGATGCGCTCCAGACGGGATGACGACGATGACGACACCG AGCCTGAGCTGGATGAcattgaggaagaggaggaggaggagctgctAGCTGAGATTGAGGTGGAGCAGGCACCACCggttgtccctgtccctgcccctgttGGCCCGCCAGCCAAGAGGAAACGTGGAAGACCTCCCAAGGCCAAACCTGCCCCAA TGGCGGCAATCATCCGGGTGGAGGATGAGACCACAGGCGAGGTGGATGACATCATCGTGAAGAAAGAGATGAAAGCCGAGCAGGCGAGCCAGGAGGAAGAAGCTGTTGAGGATGAGGAGCCAGCAGTAGAGGTGGAGCATGCCAAAGGAGAACCTGCCAATCAGGTAGTAGAGTCACTccagggggaggaggtggtgcaGGAAATGGCACTGTCTGTCACAGAGGGTCCCCCCAACGGTGACCTCACTCCTGAAATGATTCTTAGTATGATGGACCGGTAA
- the LOC135549541 gene encoding transcriptional repressor CTCF-like isoform X2 codes for MQTAALRRRVASSCRPPVRQRKSKRKKKRRRKWKTRRRRSRLQRWTSLPHRSMVVSMEGDVVSIETAHVEGLQDSGEGAELLQTAEASLMEGGVAPQEVTGNVEMMVMDTLDSTLDPALLQMKTEVLEGGGTVTVTGGDEGQIITLQVSVVNMEGNMDQTSAALGLGQLQLVQVPVTTATVEELQASFVDASAGNTEAEPVICHTLPLPEGFQVVKVGANGEVETVEQEELQAAQDELQVIHGGEEEEEEEAEPQVEDQTWSKDPDYQPTAGIRKGKKCKKSRLRYGEGERDMDVSVYDFEEEQQEGMLSEVNAEKVVGNMKPPKPTKIKKKGVKKTFQCELCSYTCPRRSNLDRHMKSHTDERPHKCHLCGRAFRTVTLLRNHLNTHTGTRPHKCQDCDMAFVTSGELVRHRRYKHTFEKPFKCSMCDYASVEVSKLKRHIRSHTGERPFQCSLCSYASRDTYKLKRHMRTHSGEKPYECYICHARFTQSGTMKMHILQKHTENVAKFHCPHCDTVIARKSDLGVHLRKQHSFMEMGRKCRYCDAMFHERYALIQHQKSHKNEKRFKCDQCDYCCRQERHMIMHRRTHTGEKPYACSQCEKTFRQKQLLDMHFKRYHDPNFIPTAFVCSKCGKTFTRRNTMLRHAENCNGENTGDENGTLPKKGRRGRKRKMRSRRDDDDDDTEPELDDIEEEEEEELLAEIEVEQAPPVVPVPAPVGPPAKRKRGRPPKAKPAPMAAIIRVEDETTGEVDDIIVKKEMKAEQASQEEEAVEDEEPAVEVEHAKGEPANQVVESLQGEEVVQEMALSVTEGPPNGDLTPEMILSMMDR; via the exons ATGCAGACTGCAGCTCTGAG gaggagagtagcgaGCAGCTGCAGGCCTCCAGTGAGACAAAGGAAGAGCAAGAGGAagaaaaagagaaggagaaagtggaagacaagaaggaggaggagcaggttACAGAGATGGACATCCCTGCCACACAGGAGCATG GTCGTTTCTATGGAGGGTGATGTCGTTTCCATTGAGACCGCTCACGTCGAGGGTCTCCAGGACAGTGGGGAGGGAGCAGAGCTGCTCCAGACTGCAGAGGCTTCCCTGATGGAGGGGGGTGTGGCACCCCAAGAGGTGACGGGGAATGTTGAAATGATGGTGATGGACACCCTGGACTCGACCCTTGACCCTGCCCTGCTACAGATGAAGACTGAGGTCCTTGAAGGGGGCGGAACAGTGACGGTCACCGGGGGAGATGAGGGACAGATCATCACCCTGCAGGTTAGT GTGGTGAACATGGAGGGGAACATGGATCAGACGAGTGCAGCGCTGGGGCTTGGACAGCTGCAGCTGGTGCAGGTCCCTGTCACTACAGCCACCGTGGAAGAGCTCCAGGCCAGCTTCGTTGACGCCTCAGCAGGCAATACTGAGGCAGAGCCAGTGATCTGCCACACCCTCCCTCTGCCCGAGGGCTTCCAG GTGGTGAAGGTGGGGGCgaatggagaggtggagacagtTGAGCAGGAAGAACTGCAGGCAGCCCAGGATGAGCTCCAGGTGATCcatgggggggaggaggaggaggaggaggaagctgAGCCCCAAGTAGAGGACCAGACATGGTCAAAAGACCCAGATTACCAACCAACTGCTGGCATCCGCAAGGGGAAGAAGTGCAAGAAGAGCCGCCTGCGTTACGGGGAGGGGGAGCGAGACATGGACGTGTCTGTGTATGACTTTgaggaggagcagcaggaggGGATGCTCTCTGAGGTCAATGCTGAGAAGGTTGTGGGCAACATGAAGCCACCCAAACCCACTAAGATAAAAAAGAAAG GTGTGAAGAAGACGTTCCAGTGTGAGCTGTGTAGCTACACCTGCCCCCGGCGCTCTAACCTGGACCGCCACATGAAGAGCCACACAGATGAGAGGCCACACAAATGCCATCTGTGTGGGAGGGCCTTCAGAACGGTCACACTGCTGAGGAaccacctcaacacacacacag GCACTCGTCCTCATAAATGCCAAGATTGTGACATGGCATTTGTGACCAGTGGAGAGCTGGTGCGTCATCGTCGCTACAAACACACATTTGAGAAACCCTTCAAGTGCTCCATGTGTGACTACGCTAGTGTGGAG GTGAGTAAGCTGAAGAGACACATCCGCTCCCATACAGGCGAGAGGCCCTTCCAGTGCAGTCTGTGCAGCTACGCCAGCCGAGATACCTACAAACTGAAGAGACACATGAGGAcacactcag GTGAGAAGCCATATGAGTGCTACATCTGCCATGCTCGTTTCACGCAGAGCGGCACCATGAAGATGCACATCCTGCAGAAGCACACAGAAAATGTGGCCAAATTCCACTGCCCCCACTGTGACACAGTCATCGCCCGCAAGAGCGACCTGG GTGTGCACTTGCGGAAGCAGCATTCGTTCATGGAGATGGGCAGGAAGTGTCGTTACTGTGACGCTATGTTCCACGAGCGTTACGCACTCATCCAGCACCAGAAATCCCACAAGAACGAGAAGCGGTTCAAGTGCGACCAGTGTGACTATTGCTGCAGACAG GAGCGTCACATGATCatgcacagacgcacacacacaggggagaagccatacGCCTGCAGCCAATGTGAGAAAACTTTCCGGCAGAAGCAGCTGCTGGACATGCATTTCAAACGTTACCATGATCCCAACTTCATCCCCACTGCCTTCGTCTGCAGCAAGTGTGGCAAGACCTTTACTCGCAGG AACACCATGCTGCGTCACGCAGAGAACTGTAACGGTGAGAACACCGGCGATGAGAACGGAACCCTGCCCAAGAAAGGCCGCCGCGGCAGGAAGAGGAAGATGCGCTCCAGACGGGATGACGACGATGACGACACCG AGCCTGAGCTGGATGAcattgaggaagaggaggaggaggagctgctAGCTGAGATTGAGGTGGAGCAGGCACCACCggttgtccctgtccctgcccctgttGGCCCGCCAGCCAAGAGGAAACGTGGAAGACCTCCCAAGGCCAAACCTGCCCCAA TGGCGGCAATCATCCGGGTGGAGGATGAGACCACAGGCGAGGTGGATGACATCATCGTGAAGAAAGAGATGAAAGCCGAGCAGGCGAGCCAGGAGGAAGAAGCTGTTGAGGATGAGGAGCCAGCAGTAGAGGTGGAGCATGCCAAAGGAGAACCTGCCAATCAGGTAGTAGAGTCACTccagggggaggaggtggtgcaGGAAATGGCACTGTCTGTCACAGAGGGTCCCCCCAACGGTGACCTCACTCCTGAAATGATTCTTAGTATGATGGACCGGTAA
- the LOC135549541 gene encoding transcriptional repressor CTCF-like isoform X5 codes for MEGDVVSIETAHVEGLQDSGEGAELLQTAEASLMEGGVAPQEVTGNVEMMVMDTLDSTLDPALLQMKTEVLEGGGTVTVTGGDEGQIITLQVSVVNMEGNMDQTSAALGLGQLQLVQVPVTTATVEELQASFVDASAGNTEAEPVICHTLPLPEGFQVVKVGANGEVETVEQEELQAAQDELQVIHGGEEEEEEEAEPQVEDQTWSKDPDYQPTAGIRKGKKCKKSRLRYGEGERDMDVSVYDFEEEQQEGMLSEVNAEKVVGNMKPPKPTKIKKKGVKKTFQCELCSYTCPRRSNLDRHMKSHTDERPHKCHLCGRAFRTVTLLRNHLNTHTGTRPHKCQDCDMAFVTSGELVRHRRYKHTFEKPFKCSMCDYASVEVSKLKRHIRSHTGERPFQCSLCSYASRDTYKLKRHMRTHSGEKPYECYICHARFTQSGTMKMHILQKHTENVAKFHCPHCDTVIARKSDLGVHLRKQHSFMEMGRKCRYCDAMFHERYALIQHQKSHKNEKRFKCDQCDYCCRQERHMIMHRRTHTGEKPYACSQCEKTFRQKQLLDMHFKRYHDPNFIPTAFVCSKCGKTFTRRNTMLRHAENCNGENTGDENGTLPKKGRRGRKRKMRSRRDDDDDDTEPELDDIEEEEEEELLAEIEVEQAPPVVPVPAPVGPPAKRKRGRPPKAKPAPMAAIIRVEDETTGEVDDIIVKKEMKAEQASQEEEAVEDEEPAVEVEHAKGEPANQVVESLQGEEVVQEMALSVTEGPPNGDLTPEMILSMMDR; via the exons ATGGAGGGTGATGTCGTTTCCATTGAGACCGCTCACGTCGAGGGTCTCCAGGACAGTGGGGAGGGAGCAGAGCTGCTCCAGACTGCAGAGGCTTCCCTGATGGAGGGGGGTGTGGCACCCCAAGAGGTGACGGGGAATGTTGAAATGATGGTGATGGACACCCTGGACTCGACCCTTGACCCTGCCCTGCTACAGATGAAGACTGAGGTCCTTGAAGGGGGCGGAACAGTGACGGTCACCGGGGGAGATGAGGGACAGATCATCACCCTGCAGGTTAGT GTGGTGAACATGGAGGGGAACATGGATCAGACGAGTGCAGCGCTGGGGCTTGGACAGCTGCAGCTGGTGCAGGTCCCTGTCACTACAGCCACCGTGGAAGAGCTCCAGGCCAGCTTCGTTGACGCCTCAGCAGGCAATACTGAGGCAGAGCCAGTGATCTGCCACACCCTCCCTCTGCCCGAGGGCTTCCAG GTGGTGAAGGTGGGGGCgaatggagaggtggagacagtTGAGCAGGAAGAACTGCAGGCAGCCCAGGATGAGCTCCAGGTGATCcatgggggggaggaggaggaggaggaggaagctgAGCCCCAAGTAGAGGACCAGACATGGTCAAAAGACCCAGATTACCAACCAACTGCTGGCATCCGCAAGGGGAAGAAGTGCAAGAAGAGCCGCCTGCGTTACGGGGAGGGGGAGCGAGACATGGACGTGTCTGTGTATGACTTTgaggaggagcagcaggaggGGATGCTCTCTGAGGTCAATGCTGAGAAGGTTGTGGGCAACATGAAGCCACCCAAACCCACTAAGATAAAAAAGAAAG GTGTGAAGAAGACGTTCCAGTGTGAGCTGTGTAGCTACACCTGCCCCCGGCGCTCTAACCTGGACCGCCACATGAAGAGCCACACAGATGAGAGGCCACACAAATGCCATCTGTGTGGGAGGGCCTTCAGAACGGTCACACTGCTGAGGAaccacctcaacacacacacag GCACTCGTCCTCATAAATGCCAAGATTGTGACATGGCATTTGTGACCAGTGGAGAGCTGGTGCGTCATCGTCGCTACAAACACACATTTGAGAAACCCTTCAAGTGCTCCATGTGTGACTACGCTAGTGTGGAG GTGAGTAAGCTGAAGAGACACATCCGCTCCCATACAGGCGAGAGGCCCTTCCAGTGCAGTCTGTGCAGCTACGCCAGCCGAGATACCTACAAACTGAAGAGACACATGAGGAcacactcag GTGAGAAGCCATATGAGTGCTACATCTGCCATGCTCGTTTCACGCAGAGCGGCACCATGAAGATGCACATCCTGCAGAAGCACACAGAAAATGTGGCCAAATTCCACTGCCCCCACTGTGACACAGTCATCGCCCGCAAGAGCGACCTGG GTGTGCACTTGCGGAAGCAGCATTCGTTCATGGAGATGGGCAGGAAGTGTCGTTACTGTGACGCTATGTTCCACGAGCGTTACGCACTCATCCAGCACCAGAAATCCCACAAGAACGAGAAGCGGTTCAAGTGCGACCAGTGTGACTATTGCTGCAGACAG GAGCGTCACATGATCatgcacagacgcacacacacaggggagaagccatacGCCTGCAGCCAATGTGAGAAAACTTTCCGGCAGAAGCAGCTGCTGGACATGCATTTCAAACGTTACCATGATCCCAACTTCATCCCCACTGCCTTCGTCTGCAGCAAGTGTGGCAAGACCTTTACTCGCAGG AACACCATGCTGCGTCACGCAGAGAACTGTAACGGTGAGAACACCGGCGATGAGAACGGAACCCTGCCCAAGAAAGGCCGCCGCGGCAGGAAGAGGAAGATGCGCTCCAGACGGGATGACGACGATGACGACACCG AGCCTGAGCTGGATGAcattgaggaagaggaggaggaggagctgctAGCTGAGATTGAGGTGGAGCAGGCACCACCggttgtccctgtccctgcccctgttGGCCCGCCAGCCAAGAGGAAACGTGGAAGACCTCCCAAGGCCAAACCTGCCCCAA TGGCGGCAATCATCCGGGTGGAGGATGAGACCACAGGCGAGGTGGATGACATCATCGTGAAGAAAGAGATGAAAGCCGAGCAGGCGAGCCAGGAGGAAGAAGCTGTTGAGGATGAGGAGCCAGCAGTAGAGGTGGAGCATGCCAAAGGAGAACCTGCCAATCAGGTAGTAGAGTCACTccagggggaggaggtggtgcaGGAAATGGCACTGTCTGTCACAGAGGGTCCCCCCAACGGTGACCTCACTCCTGAAATGATTCTTAGTATGATGGACCGGTAA
- the LOC135549541 gene encoding transcriptional repressor CTCF-like isoform X4: protein MRVNGVVSMEGDVVSIETAHVEGLQDSGEGAELLQTAEASLMEGGVAPQEVTGNVEMMVMDTLDSTLDPALLQMKTEVLEGGGTVTVTGGDEGQIITLQVSVVNMEGNMDQTSAALGLGQLQLVQVPVTTATVEELQASFVDASAGNTEAEPVICHTLPLPEGFQVVKVGANGEVETVEQEELQAAQDELQVIHGGEEEEEEEAEPQVEDQTWSKDPDYQPTAGIRKGKKCKKSRLRYGEGERDMDVSVYDFEEEQQEGMLSEVNAEKVVGNMKPPKPTKIKKKGVKKTFQCELCSYTCPRRSNLDRHMKSHTDERPHKCHLCGRAFRTVTLLRNHLNTHTGTRPHKCQDCDMAFVTSGELVRHRRYKHTFEKPFKCSMCDYASVEVSKLKRHIRSHTGERPFQCSLCSYASRDTYKLKRHMRTHSGEKPYECYICHARFTQSGTMKMHILQKHTENVAKFHCPHCDTVIARKSDLGVHLRKQHSFMEMGRKCRYCDAMFHERYALIQHQKSHKNEKRFKCDQCDYCCRQERHMIMHRRTHTGEKPYACSQCEKTFRQKQLLDMHFKRYHDPNFIPTAFVCSKCGKTFTRRNTMLRHAENCNGENTGDENGTLPKKGRRGRKRKMRSRRDDDDDDTEPELDDIEEEEEEELLAEIEVEQAPPVVPVPAPVGPPAKRKRGRPPKAKPAPMAAIIRVEDETTGEVDDIIVKKEMKAEQASQEEEAVEDEEPAVEVEHAKGEPANQVVESLQGEEVVQEMALSVTEGPPNGDLTPEMILSMMDR from the exons ATGAGGGTGAACGGG GTCGTTTCTATGGAGGGTGATGTCGTTTCCATTGAGACCGCTCACGTCGAGGGTCTCCAGGACAGTGGGGAGGGAGCAGAGCTGCTCCAGACTGCAGAGGCTTCCCTGATGGAGGGGGGTGTGGCACCCCAAGAGGTGACGGGGAATGTTGAAATGATGGTGATGGACACCCTGGACTCGACCCTTGACCCTGCCCTGCTACAGATGAAGACTGAGGTCCTTGAAGGGGGCGGAACAGTGACGGTCACCGGGGGAGATGAGGGACAGATCATCACCCTGCAGGTTAGT GTGGTGAACATGGAGGGGAACATGGATCAGACGAGTGCAGCGCTGGGGCTTGGACAGCTGCAGCTGGTGCAGGTCCCTGTCACTACAGCCACCGTGGAAGAGCTCCAGGCCAGCTTCGTTGACGCCTCAGCAGGCAATACTGAGGCAGAGCCAGTGATCTGCCACACCCTCCCTCTGCCCGAGGGCTTCCAG GTGGTGAAGGTGGGGGCgaatggagaggtggagacagtTGAGCAGGAAGAACTGCAGGCAGCCCAGGATGAGCTCCAGGTGATCcatgggggggaggaggaggaggaggaggaagctgAGCCCCAAGTAGAGGACCAGACATGGTCAAAAGACCCAGATTACCAACCAACTGCTGGCATCCGCAAGGGGAAGAAGTGCAAGAAGAGCCGCCTGCGTTACGGGGAGGGGGAGCGAGACATGGACGTGTCTGTGTATGACTTTgaggaggagcagcaggaggGGATGCTCTCTGAGGTCAATGCTGAGAAGGTTGTGGGCAACATGAAGCCACCCAAACCCACTAAGATAAAAAAGAAAG GTGTGAAGAAGACGTTCCAGTGTGAGCTGTGTAGCTACACCTGCCCCCGGCGCTCTAACCTGGACCGCCACATGAAGAGCCACACAGATGAGAGGCCACACAAATGCCATCTGTGTGGGAGGGCCTTCAGAACGGTCACACTGCTGAGGAaccacctcaacacacacacag GCACTCGTCCTCATAAATGCCAAGATTGTGACATGGCATTTGTGACCAGTGGAGAGCTGGTGCGTCATCGTCGCTACAAACACACATTTGAGAAACCCTTCAAGTGCTCCATGTGTGACTACGCTAGTGTGGAG GTGAGTAAGCTGAAGAGACACATCCGCTCCCATACAGGCGAGAGGCCCTTCCAGTGCAGTCTGTGCAGCTACGCCAGCCGAGATACCTACAAACTGAAGAGACACATGAGGAcacactcag GTGAGAAGCCATATGAGTGCTACATCTGCCATGCTCGTTTCACGCAGAGCGGCACCATGAAGATGCACATCCTGCAGAAGCACACAGAAAATGTGGCCAAATTCCACTGCCCCCACTGTGACACAGTCATCGCCCGCAAGAGCGACCTGG GTGTGCACTTGCGGAAGCAGCATTCGTTCATGGAGATGGGCAGGAAGTGTCGTTACTGTGACGCTATGTTCCACGAGCGTTACGCACTCATCCAGCACCAGAAATCCCACAAGAACGAGAAGCGGTTCAAGTGCGACCAGTGTGACTATTGCTGCAGACAG GAGCGTCACATGATCatgcacagacgcacacacacaggggagaagccatacGCCTGCAGCCAATGTGAGAAAACTTTCCGGCAGAAGCAGCTGCTGGACATGCATTTCAAACGTTACCATGATCCCAACTTCATCCCCACTGCCTTCGTCTGCAGCAAGTGTGGCAAGACCTTTACTCGCAGG AACACCATGCTGCGTCACGCAGAGAACTGTAACGGTGAGAACACCGGCGATGAGAACGGAACCCTGCCCAAGAAAGGCCGCCGCGGCAGGAAGAGGAAGATGCGCTCCAGACGGGATGACGACGATGACGACACCG AGCCTGAGCTGGATGAcattgaggaagaggaggaggaggagctgctAGCTGAGATTGAGGTGGAGCAGGCACCACCggttgtccctgtccctgcccctgttGGCCCGCCAGCCAAGAGGAAACGTGGAAGACCTCCCAAGGCCAAACCTGCCCCAA TGGCGGCAATCATCCGGGTGGAGGATGAGACCACAGGCGAGGTGGATGACATCATCGTGAAGAAAGAGATGAAAGCCGAGCAGGCGAGCCAGGAGGAAGAAGCTGTTGAGGATGAGGAGCCAGCAGTAGAGGTGGAGCATGCCAAAGGAGAACCTGCCAATCAGGTAGTAGAGTCACTccagggggaggaggtggtgcaGGAAATGGCACTGTCTGTCACAGAGGGTCCCCCCAACGGTGACCTCACTCCTGAAATGATTCTTAGTATGATGGACCGGTAA